In Chaetodon trifascialis isolate fChaTrf1 chromosome 6, fChaTrf1.hap1, whole genome shotgun sequence, one DNA window encodes the following:
- the LOC139332941 gene encoding progonadoliberin-1-like isoform X2, producing the protein MLVCRLKPPPLRMAPQSLALWLLLVGAVLSQGGCQHWSYGLSPGGKRELDGLSDSPGNMLEGFPRVDPPCSALGCAEEPLYPKMYRMRGFLDSVSNRDNGHRTFKK; encoded by the exons ATGCTTGTGTGCCGTCTGAAGCCCCCTCCCCTCAGAATGGCTCCTCAGAGCTTGgcgctgtggctgctgctggtgggcGCGGTGCTGTCGCAGGGCGGCTGTCAGCACTGGTCGTATGGACTGAGCCCgggagggaagagggagctGGACGGCCTCTCCGACTCGCCGGGAAAC atGCTCGAGGGCTTTCCACGCGTGGACCCCCCCTGCAGCGCTCTGGGCTGTGCAGAGGAGCCACTTTATCCCAAAATGTACAGGATGAGAGGATTTCTG GACAGCGTCTCCAACAGGGACAATGGACACAGAACATTTAAGAAATGA
- the LOC139332941 gene encoding progonadoliberin-1-like isoform X1 → MLVCRLKPPPLRMAPQSLALWLLLVGAVLSQGGCQHWSYGLSPGGKRELDGLSDSPGNQMLEGFPRVDPPCSALGCAEEPLYPKMYRMRGFLDSVSNRDNGHRTFKK, encoded by the exons ATGCTTGTGTGCCGTCTGAAGCCCCCTCCCCTCAGAATGGCTCCTCAGAGCTTGgcgctgtggctgctgctggtgggcGCGGTGCTGTCGCAGGGCGGCTGTCAGCACTGGTCGTATGGACTGAGCCCgggagggaagagggagctGGACGGCCTCTCCGACTCGCCGGGAAAC cagatGCTCGAGGGCTTTCCACGCGTGGACCCCCCCTGCAGCGCTCTGGGCTGTGCAGAGGAGCCACTTTATCCCAAAATGTACAGGATGAGAGGATTTCTG GACAGCGTCTCCAACAGGGACAATGGACACAGAACATTTAAGAAATGA
- the kctd9a gene encoding BTB/POZ domain-containing protein KCTD9a, which yields MRRVTLFINGTSKNGKVVAVYGTLSDLLSVASNKLGIKAYCLYNGKGGLIDDIALIRDDDVLYVSEGDPFIDPQNEAKLTSDPHGAHTDWLTLNIGGRPFTTTRSTLVSKEPESMLAHMFREKDVWGNKRDERGAYLIDRSPEYFEPILNYLRHGQLIINEGINIRGVLEEARFFGIEQLAEQLEAAIKSSQPPEDHSPISRKEFVRFLLATPTKSELRCQGLNFSGADLSRLDLRYINFKMANLSRCNLTHANLCCSNLERADLSGANLDGANLQGVKMLCSNAEGASLKGCNFEDPSGLKANLEGANLKGVDMEGSQMTGINLRVATLKNAKLKNCNLRGATLAGTDLENCDLSGCDLQEANLRGSNVKGAIFEEMLTPLHMSQSVR from the exons ATGAGAAGAGTTACCTTATTTATTAACGGTACATCTAAAAATGGCAAG GTTGTAGCAGTGTACGGGACCTTGTCCGACTTACTATCTGTAGCAAGCAATAAATTAGGAATCAAAGCCTACTGTTTATACAATGGGAAGGGTGGTCTCATAGATGACATTGCACTTATCAG AGATGACGACGTGTTGTACGTGTCAGAGGGAGATCCTTTCATCG ACCCTCAAAATGAAGCCAAGCTGACGTCTGATCCGCATGGAGCACACACTGATTGGCTGACCCTTAATATTGGTGGTCGTCCATTCACCACCACCAG gagCACCTTGGTCAGCAAAGAGCCGGAGAGTATGCTCGCTCACATGTTCAGAGAGAAAG ATGTGTGGGGGAACAAGCGGGACGAGCGCGGGGCTTACCTGATCGACCGCAGCCCTGAATACTTCGAGCCCATTCTCAACTACCTGAGACACGGCCAGCTTATTATCAATGAAGGCATAAATATACGAG GTGTCCTCGAGGAGGCTCGCTTCTTTGGCATCGAGCAGCTTGCTGAGCAGCTGGAAGCAGCGATCAAG AGCTCCCAGCCTCCTGAGGACCACTCTCCCATTTCCCGCAAAGAGTTTGTTCGCTTTCTTCTGGCGACGCCCACCAAGTCGGAGCTGCGCTGTCAG GGTCTGAATTTCAGCGGCGCCGATCTGTCCCGACTCGATTTGCGTTACATCAATTTCAAGATGGCTAATCTGAGCCGCTGCAATCTGACGCATGCCAACCTGTGCTGCTCCAACCTGGAGCGGGCGGATCTCTCCGGAGCCAACCTGGAC GGTGCGAACTTACAGGGGGTGAAGATGCTCTGCTCCAACGCTGAGGGGGCTTCACTCAAAGGATGCAACTTTGAAGATCCGTCCGGGCTGAAGGCCAATCTGGAAG GCGCAAACCTGAAGGGAGTCGACATGGAAGGAAGCCAGATGACCGGCATCAACCTGCGTGTGGCCACTCTGAAGAACGCAAAGCTGAAGAATTGTAACCTGCGGGGGGCCACTTTAGCAGGGACCGATCTGGAG AACTGCGACCTGTCGGGCTGCGACCTGCAAGAAGCCAACCTGAGAGGGTCCAACGTGAAAGGAGCCATTTTTGAAGAGATGTTGACGCCTCTGCACATGTCACAGAGCGTCAGATAA
- the LOC139332669 gene encoding histone-lysine N-methyltransferase SETD1B-A-like encodes MNVMDSDRQSAERETPPPHWTSCKLIIDPALTKGLYKVFRYDGKHFNIPDLGLFPVDSVRDPRICRLWSKYNKTELLVAKFKVDEWYVGPVPPKEVTFSGLNDNVKEAFLTNMCKKYGNVEEVEIFYNPKSRKHLGVAKVVFDTVRAAKDAVQHLHQTSVMGNIIHVEIDPKGENRTRRLQLLLRGLCTPWTLPVGSSEPALQSLMDSVLSSAAAQRQASASSPTSVATPLSLDTAYSSIWQDTPCSFGLTPRSQGTPRTPCLSATPLSQDSCYSSLQATPVLQGEPSTYSVHKPLRGELSRRKPARCHRGSGEDVSLILKHCQPQAPHALSTQIQTSSQQLDLWGHSAPSCSHSNTEASSKPASPGQESTSRALHLSRHSFSILSINFTADRQTAASPPPDDHVCITELPPSAVNCSTCGPRPEVESLDSRIESLLINSRRTDLSGFDRETLEADVHSHDSPASPCSANTSPPSRDSPVCTAASCGAFTSSRRRPCSHLVDVSPTWLTENEEDETARAVSFLTRSSRSPTDFTHFERRTHVNSETEMFPSLSCPKGHHAANEDKESSNDRLSGALTPTDKLSSHPQPHPPPFFSLSSTTQTPKAPPVIRPARPHPVAPFPFPIPPFPPSIPPVPPRLPNGTIPIPPPGWIPPLGHHAGIRVPPPPIPPPPSIPPPPTFLGPPPSLMAPPSGPPPVHTYPLPTQPTGPVDKGNPFPRPPWPAPPFPQFNPFVPPPDYLLVRENPHKVTVEKVLEVIVDELRSIIKKDMTRRMIEGIAFKAFEDWWDAQEKKTKIQASPLKSGATRVQDRNKLMNPLSHITGQGKKPPLPSFKVKRKRADDAAASEEVENTTGCTRERADVKQGDDRLSPAPERAIRRHARPHELDSDDDDEGRDDSTGRDEEAVSDNVEAAAADPQILRDDGDDHPEEEDESAQKHTEDEDAVFLQAGAGVQCFDCETSSQSSSSEDGESSSDFDSSDSFASDSFEDSSYSELSPEDMEEDGEEDTSGECIVISSDEESMELEPPVTPLAPLTPGAQLELDLQDWSAPSHMEDAEENQYASCQQDTCDMDAMMELQTSEPQDHLLLLSPLGLPAVEPHLDVEMESPKWTAESLEKTEDLRPLTPTGCSVDSDSDLLTRSKPTSPAEEEVERPQTPGKGIVADLDSEDEVLFLSPANAELALAPSGPPASSYQDMPKTPGRDDRSGWTQCSSGKPPSTPGRETTTSEGGVMMFPTLSSLPPALCHSINPYITAPKTPGRDIILPRRAIIHRRKTQTVTTSQPPLGESSPCSLSESSSDSADGRCMWISLGVRMKPLQGLENMPGLLDEENRRETEKCSLRRKQLKRRWRIHQGRRSLKGVAGALSSHGAPRRWRSLCEERRILHRVWKEGLDEEDAKLLRCTFDRLQEQDNGCGWISDTLWTPHPLTKTLTEKSDKHRSWLPRHRTGSARSEGFYKISRKDKLKYLNNTKLSAELPSTSAQGTVIPAQQQTSLRAGSDFRSEQRRLLSSFSCDSDLVKFNQLKFRKKRIRFSRSHIHEWGLFAMEPIAADEMVIEYVGQIIRQVIADMREQRYEEEGIGSSYLFRVDQDTIIDATKCGNLARFINHSCNPNCYAKIITMESQKKIVIYSRQPISINEEITYDYKFPIEETKIPCLCGADGCRGSLN; translated from the exons ATGAATGTGATGGACAGCGACAGACAGAGTGCTGAGAGAGAGACGCCGCCGCCGCACTGGACAAGCTGCAAGTTGATTATTGATCCCGCGCTCACAAAAGGATTGTACAAAGTGTTCCGTTACGACGGAAAACACTTCAACATACCG GACTTAGGTCTGTTTCCTGTGGATTCAGTCAGAGATCCGCGCATCTGCCGCCTCTGGAGCAAATACAACAAGACTGAGCTGCTGGTGGCTAAATTTAAG GTGGATGAGTGGTACGTCGGCCCCGTTCCTCCCAAAGAAGTGACGTTTTCCGGCTTGAATGACAACGTGAAGGAGGCCTTCTTGACTAATATGTGCAAAAAATATGGAAACGTCGAAGAAGTGGAAATATTTTACAACCCCAAGAGCAGGAAGCATTTAGGGGTGGCGAAGGTCGTCTTCGACACAGTGAGGGCCGCAAAAGACGCCGTCCAGCACCTCCATCAGACGTCAGTGATGGGAAACATCATTCATGTGGAAATTGATCCTAAAG GTGAAAACAGGACGCGgcgcctgcagctcctcctgcgtGGTCTTTGCACGCCGTGGACGCTGCCGGTGGGCAGCAGTGAGCCAGCTCTCCAAAGCTTGATGGACAGTGTGCTG AGCAGCGCCGCCGCCCAGCGACAGGCGAGCGCCTCCAGCCCCACCAGCGTCGCCACGCCGCTCTCTCTGGACACAGCCTACTCCAGTATTTGGCAGGACACGCCTTGCAGCTTCGGGCTCACCCCTCGCTCTCAGGGAACCCCCCGCACTCCCTGCCTGTCTGCGACTCCCCTCTCCCAGGACTCCTGCTACTCCAGTCTTCAGGCCACTCCGGTCCTCCAGGGGGAGCCCTCCACTTATAGTGTTCACAAACCTTTAAGAGGAGAGCTCAGCCGCCGTAAACCTGCGAGGTGTCACAGGGGATCCGGCGAAGATGTCAGCTTGATTTTGAAGCATTGCCAGCCGCAGGCGCCGCACGCCCTCTCCACCCAAATCCagaccagcagccagcagctggatCTGTGGGGCCACAGTGCACCATCCTGCTCGCACAGCAACACAGAAGCGTCCTCTAAACCCGCCTCCCCCGGCCAGGAGTCCACCTCCAGGGCTTTACATCTGAGCCGCCACTCTTTCAGCATCCTGAGCATTAATTTCACAGCCGACCGGCAGACAGCAGCATCCCCCCCACCTGACGACCACGTGTGCATAACAGAGCTCCCTCCGTCTGCTGTGAACTGCTCCACCTGTGGCCCCCGGCCGGAGGTGGAGAGTTTGGACTCCCGCATTGAGAGTCTGCTGATAAACAGCCGGAGGACTGACCTTTCAGGCTTTGACAGAGAGACGCTGGAGGCGGATGTGCACTCTCACGACAGCCCGGCTTCACCCTGCTCGGCTAACACCTCCCCTCCGTCACGTGACTCACCTGTTTGCACGGCGGCTTCTTGTGGAGCCTTCACCAGCAGCCGCCGGCGCCCCTGCAGCCATCTGGTGGATGTCAGTCCGACGTGGCTCACCGAAAACGAAGAGGATGAAACCGCTCGAGCTGTTTCGTTCCTTACGAGGAGCTCCAGGTCGCCAactgatttcacacattttgaaaGGAGGACTCACGTgaacagtgaaacagaaatgttcCCGTCATTATCGTGTCCAAAG ggTCATCATGCAGCGAATGAGGATAAAGAAAGCTCAAACGACAGACTGTCCGGAGCTTTGACACCCACAGACAagctctcctctcatcctcagCCTCATCCTCcaccctttttttctctcagtagCACCACCCAAACCCCCAAAGCTCCTCCTGTCATTAGGCCTGCACGCCCCCATCCCGTCGCTCCTTTCCCGTTCCCCATTCCTCCCTTTCCCCCGTCCATCCCACCTGTCCCACCTCGCCTGCCGAACGGCACCATCCCCATCCCGCCTCCAGGCTGGATCCCACCTCTGGGCCACCACGCCGGCATCCGCGTCCCTCCTCCCCCtattccacctcctccttctatTCCTCCCCCACCAACGTTTCTTGGACCCCCTCCATCTTTGATGGCGCCGCCCTCTGGTCCACCTCCTGTGCATACGTACCCCTTGCCCACGCAGCCCACAGGTCCTGTAGATAAGGGGAATCCTTTCCCTCGACCACCCTGGCCCGCTCCACCTTTTCCCCAGTTTAACCCCTTTGTGCCACCACCAGACTACCTGCTGGTGAGGGAGAACCCTCACAAGGTCACAGTAGAGAAGGTTTTAGAGGTCATCGTGGATGAACTGAGGTCCATCATCAAGAAGGACATGACACGTAGAATGATTGAAGGCATCGCTTTCAAGGCCTTTGAGGACTGGTGGGACGCtcaagagaagaaaacaaag ATACAAGCTTCTCCTTTGAAAAGTGGAGCGACACGCGTCCAAGACAGGAACAAGCTAATGAATCCCCTCAGTCACATAACCGGACAGGGCAAGAAGCCCCCTCTGCCGTCCTTCAAG gtgaagaggaaaagagccGACGACGCTGCTGCATCAGAGGAGGTAGAAAACACGACGGGTTGCACTCGTGAAAGAGCTG ATGTGAAACAGGGGGACGACAGATTGAGTCCTGCACCTGAGAGAGCCATTCGCAGACATGCAAGACCGCACGAGCTGGACAGCGACGACGATGATGAAGGGAGAGATGACAGCACAGGTCGAGATGAAGAAGCAGTATCAGACAAcgtggaggctgctgctgccgaTCCTCAGATCCTG CGTGACGATGGTGATGATCAtcctgaggaggaagatgagtcggcacaaaagcacacagaggatgaagatgcCGTCTTCCTCCAGGCTGGTGCTGGAGTGCAGTGCTTCGACTGCG agacgtcctcacagagcagctcctcaGAGGACGGCGAGTCTTCGTCAGACTTTGACTCCTCTGACTCGTTCGCCTCAGACAGCTTCGAGGACTCGTCGTACTCTGAGCTCAGTCCTGAAGACATGGAGGAGGACGGCGAGGAAGACACGAGCGGCGAGTGTATCGTCATATCGTCGGATGAAGAGTCGATGGAGCTCGAGCCCCCCGTCACCCCCTTGGCCCCGCTGACCCCCGGTGCTCAGCTGGAGCTGGACCTGCAGGACTGGTCAGCTCCTTCTCATATGGAGGACGCTGAGGAGAACCAGTACGCCTCCTGTCAGCAAGACACCTGTGACATGGATGCCATGATGGAGCTCCAAACCAGCGAACCCCAGGACCacctgctgctcctgtcccCTCTAGGACTTCCAG CAGTGGAGCCACACCTCGATGTAGAGATGGAGAGCCCCAAATGGACGGCGGAGTCACTGGAGAAAACAGAAGACCTGCGTCCTCTCACTCCGACAGGCTGCTCGGTGGACAGCGACTCTGACCTCCTGACGAGGAGCAAACCCACATCCCcggctgaggaggaggtggagcgaCCACAGACACCGGGCAAGGGGATCGTGGCTGACCTGGACAGTGAGGATGaagtcctcttcctctctccagcaAACGCTGAGCTCGCTCTGGCTCCCTCTGGCCCCCCGGCGTCATCCTACCAGGATATGCCCAAAACTCCTGGTAGAGATGATAGAAGCGGATGGACTCAGTGCAGCTCTGGGAAACCTCCATCAACACCAGGCCGAGAGACAACCACATCAGAGGGTGGTGTGATGATGTTCCCCACTCTTAGCAGCCTGCCTCCTGCACTGTGTCACTCTATTAATCCATATATCACAGCCCCAAAAACACCTGGAAGAGACATCATCCTACCCCGAAGAGCCATAATccacaggaggaaaacacaaacgGTGACCACCTCACAGCCCCCGTTAGGCGAGTCCTCTCCATGCAGCCTCTCTGAGTCTTCATCAGACTCCGCTGATGGGAGGTGCATGTGGATCAGTTTGGGGGTGAGGATGAAGCCCTTGCAGGGACTGGAGAACATGCCTGGGCTTCTGGATGAGGAGAACAGGAGAGAGACCGAGAAATGCTcactgaggagaaaacagctgaagaggaggtggagaatcCATCAGGGGCGGAGGTCGCTGAAAGGAGTCGCTGGCGCTCTCTCCTCTCACGGCGCTCCTCGCAGGTGGCGCTCGCTCTGCGAGGAGAGGAGGATACTTCACAGGGTCTGGAAGGAGGGCCTGGACGAGGAAGACGCAAAGCTGCTGAGGTGCACGTTTGACAGGCTGCAGGAGCAGGATAACGGCTGTGGGTGGATCAGCGACACGCTGTGGACGCCTCACCCTC tgactAAAACCCTCACAGAGAAGAGTGACAAGCACAGATCCTGGCTGCCGCGCCACCGGACCGGCTCGGCTCGCAGCGAAGGTTTCTACAAAATCAGCAGGAAGGATAAACTGAAGTACCTGAACAACACGAAGCTGAGCGCCGAGCTGCCGTCTACGAGTGCTCAG GGGACGGTCATCCCGGCCCAGCAGCAGACCTCTCTGCGTGCCGGATCTGACTTCAGGTCTGAACAGCGCCGCCTGCTGTCGTCTTTCAGCTGCGATAGTGACCTGGTCAAGTTCAACCAGCTGAAG TTCCGAAAGAAGAGGATTCGTTTCAGCCGGAGTCACATCCACGAGTGGGGCCTGTTTGCCATGGAGCCCATCGCCGCAGACGAGATGGTGATTGAGTATGTGGGCCAAATCATCCGACAG GTCATCGCTGACATGAGGGAGCAGAGGTACGAGGAGGAGGGAATCGGAAGCAGCTATTTGTTCCGGGTTGATCAGGACACCATCATTGATGCGACTAAATGTGGGAACTTGGCCAGATTTATCAACCACAGCTGCAAT CCGAACTGCTATGCAAAGATCATCACTATGGAGTCTCAGAAGAAGATAGTGATATATTCCCGGCAGCCGATCAGCATCAATGAGGAGATCACGTACGACTACAAGTTTCCCATTGAGGAGACAAAGATTCCTTGTTTGTGTGGCGCAGACGGCTGCCGCGGCTCCTTGAACTGA